Proteins found in one Bacteroidetes bacterium GWF2_43_63 genomic segment:
- a CDS encoding ribosome silencing factor — MVKTVKDPLVSKLTKALKSKKAQNILVLDMRETGQNVCDFFIICHGTSGVQAQGIAENSIRELRKEEGFKPIQVEGLANAEWILVDYGNVVAHIFREDMREFFRLEDLWADAKITTV; from the coding sequence ATGGTAAAAACTGTTAAAGATCCGCTTGTATCAAAACTTACAAAAGCACTGAAGTCGAAAAAAGCCCAGAATATTCTTGTACTCGACATGCGTGAGACCGGACAAAATGTCTGCGATTTTTTCATCATCTGTCATGGCACTTCTGGTGTTCAGGCACAGGGCATAGCCGAAAATTCCATTCGAGAACTCAGGAAAGAAGAGGGTTTCAAGCCAATTCAGGTTGAAGGATTAGCCAATGCAGAATGGATATTGGTGGACTACGGTAATGTCGTGGCACACATTTTCAGAGAAGACATGCGCGAATTTTTCCGGCTCGAGGATTTGTGGGCCGACGCAAAAATCACAACTGTATAA
- a CDS encoding biotin--[acetyl-CoA-carboxylase] ligase has product MDTSHQKIIIMKTIFHRNEVVESTNQWAMSHINEVLNNELHIFSAAFQSAGRGQGDHTWESESGENILMSLLMKNPPVKVADQFSLSQVIAVAAHNYVSAELPGQEISIKWPNDIMVDSRKIAGILIENSLKGNDILATVIGIGVNVNQIHFSGDLQAAVSLEMIDGKKRDIETEINKLTGAFLTSYENFLALGAEKTYWSYDGRLFGIGTEQNFKLGNDILKCTILGSEHNGQMRLKMPDGNEKKFYHHEIAMCYREDLLI; this is encoded by the coding sequence TTGGACACATCTCACCAAAAAATAATCATCATGAAAACCATATTTCACAGAAACGAGGTCGTCGAATCCACTAATCAGTGGGCTATGAGCCATATTAATGAAGTCTTAAATAATGAATTGCATATTTTTAGTGCTGCTTTTCAGTCGGCAGGACGTGGTCAGGGCGATCACACCTGGGAATCGGAATCGGGTGAAAATATTCTCATGAGCCTTTTGATGAAGAATCCTCCTGTAAAAGTGGCCGATCAGTTTTCGCTGAGTCAGGTTATTGCAGTGGCTGCTCACAATTATGTTTCAGCCGAATTGCCAGGTCAGGAAATCAGTATAAAATGGCCCAACGATATTATGGTCGATAGCCGCAAAATTGCCGGCATTCTCATCGAAAATTCGCTGAAAGGAAATGATATTTTAGCCACGGTGATTGGCATTGGTGTCAATGTGAACCAGATTCATTTTTCCGGTGATTTGCAGGCCGCTGTTTCACTTGAAATGATTGATGGCAAAAAACGCGATATAGAAACTGAAATCAATAAATTGACCGGTGCTTTTCTTACCAGTTATGAGAATTTCCTTGCGCTGGGTGCCGAAAAAACCTACTGGTCCTATGACGGACGCTTGTTTGGCATTGGCACCGAACAGAATTTTAAACTTGGCAACGATATTTTGAAATGCACCATACTTGGCTCTGAACACAACGGCCAGATGCGCCTGAAAATGCCCGATGGCAACGAAAAAAAATTCTATCACCACGAAATTGCCATGTGTTATAGGGAGGATTTGTTGATTTAA